The Sabethes cyaneus chromosome 3, idSabCyanKW18_F2, whole genome shotgun sequence DNA window gtcgttaccctatTTGTTGGCGTTTTTCAAGTGCTGCCAATAAACCGGTAATGTaattaatttactattttacTCAATATACTAGAAACGTTCTTGGCGTTTCTGCCATGATGTGTAGTAGTGTAAATGATGCCATCACTTTGTTTAGGCTAGAACCCATCAACGATGCTCGCGTACAATATTTCATGAAGTTTTGTAACTCTTCGTCTCgttttgtacgataatttttcaaattcccATATCGGGATCTGAATACCAAAAGCATTAGGGCACATGTTAAATCCTCCTTCTATATGGAAAAGCCACATTCTGGTTATGCGGAAACAAACAGCATAACTAAGAATATCGGttgtgaaaaaataaacaaaattttcttCTGTTATTTATATATAACTAAATATTTACACTTAATATGCGTTATCAGAGCACTTCACAGTTCACAGTCCTACCCATATTACGTCACTGGCGAATGATAATGTTAAAACCGCACACCTCCTGCTATTTGAATTGCAATTTATCTAATTAAACACTGGCAGCAATGCAGTTTATCCTGCATAAAGGCAAATCTTTTGCCTCCCGCCCGTCAGTTTAGTGCAAATGCTTATTGCATGTGGTACAATATGGTTCCGAAAGCCGTTGACGTGTACGATAGTTATCGGCCGCTTGAAGTGCTGCTAAAGTGTTGTGGCATGTTTCGTCTTATTCCGGCAACTACCTCCCTACGGTGTCGATTTGTGAATTGGTCCTATATACTAGTGATTTTTCTAATATGGGGCACGATACTGAATTCAATGTGGCTGAAACCATTTGGCGATCAACATATTCCATTTGTTATTCAAAAATGCACTTACATTACTCGTGCTATTGTGTACTTTCAACCCGTAGTCACGTTCACTCTTTGTCTAGCCATGGAAAACCAGCATCGAAGGATAATTGACGTGCTCGATGGGGTTGATAAAACGGTATTTTTTTGTAAACGATTCTTCTAATTTTGTTAGTGCTTGctgaaatatattttaaaatgtATTTTTAAGCTTAAAAAAATAACCATTCAAACAACACTCAACCACAACGCTCATCGTCGATTGATACTAGCGTATCTGTTGTGCTACGAAGCTGTTACTGTCGGTCTTTTGGTGTTAACTAAATTAAGCTTCGAAGGATCATTGGTAGCATTCGTAATCACTATCCTATATAATGCGTTATACCTGATTGTGACCAGTGGCCAATTTATTGCAACCGTTTGGCTAATTTTGTTTCGCTTCCGTGAGGTCAACAATGTTTTAAGGTAATTATGAAAGACTGTGCAATTGATAAAGTTTCGGTTCGAAGCAATTTCAGTGTTAAACTTTATCAGAAAATTGTAATCTGGTAATGACCAATACTACTAACTGCGCTATTGCAGTTAAGTTGTTCTGCAAGGCTATGAAGGCTAAACATGGCTGCTTTTGCCATCACTCATGCTTCACATGAAGGCACTCCAAACTGACAGCtaataattcaataaatttCACAATTAGACGTTGGACATctaatgaaaatttattgcatATGCTAACCCCTCTACTTGTAATACCTTCCGCAGTCAGTCCGTTATGCACCCTTACGAACAAACCGTGTACGATAGTTTACTGCCGCAGGAATGGTTGCTCAAAGGGCTTGGTCTGTTACCAATGAACCTTCCGCTGCTGAAAAACACGCGAAATCATTTACTGGTGCAACAAATGATCAATTGGATCGTGGTGCTTCTTAACTACACAACGATAGTGGCAGTTCTAAAATTATTATGGCCTAAACCTCTCGGGGATCTACCGTTGGTTCTCGAGAAAGTTAACAACATCCTGCGTGCTTTTTCCTTTTCTCAACCAATATTTTCTCTAACAATGGGAATAGTACTGCGAGCAAAATATCGCACAATCATCGATACGGTGAATGCGTTCGATAACGCGGTACTAACGGTAACATTTCACTCAAATAGTTTGAATTAATGTAAACATTATTTTTGTAGCTAAAAACCATCACCATTCCAGCAGTAAACCACCAAACGCAACGCTGGTACTTGGCGACTTATTTGATAGGCCATTGCACACTTTGCGTAGGAATGTTAACAATTTCATATGAAATTTTAGGCGGCAACATAGTTTTGCTCGAAAGCGTTGCCTATTTTTACGATGCATTACATATGATTGCAGTTAGTGGTCAATTTATCTCTACCGGACAGCTGATTTACGTTCGATTTCGGAGGATAAATTTTGGTCTGAGGTAATGATTTACGCTACATTGTGCCATTATACATTGCAACTCTGCTATGTGTGAATAAAATCTGTTCATATTCCAAAGGGATTGCACAATTTTCTCACATGGTTACTTATCATAAACattaaacagaaaacagaaattaaTTATCGTCGCCGAAGCGGGTGTGCGGTGCATGTGTGCATGTGTGAATGATAAAATTAggtaaaacaaaactaggttGGAGACAAACTAATATAAGAGTgcagcagtagtttagtgagtaaaacattcgggtatcaACAGAAAGAACGTGGGAGTGAGCCCCACCAACCGTTAAATGAAAACAgttaacagaaaacagaaaacagaaaacagaaaacagaaaacagaaaacagaaaacagaaaacagaaaacagaaaacagaaaacagaaaacagaaaacagaaaacagaaaacagaaaacagaaaacagaaaacagaaaacagaaaacagaaaacagaaaacagaaaacagaaaacagaaaacagaaaacagaaaacagaaaacagaaaacagaaaacagaaaacagaaaacagaaaacagaaaacagaaaacagaaaacagaaaacagaaaacagaaaacagaaaacagaaaacagaaaacagaaaacagaaaacagaaaacagaaaacagaaaacagaaaacaaaataaaattgaaaattgaaaattgaaaattgaaaattgaaaattgaaaattgaaaattgaaaattgaaaattgaaaattgaaaattgaaaattgaaaattgaaaattgaaaattgaaaattgaaaattgaaaattgaaaattgaaaattgaaaattgaaaattgaaaattgaaaattgaaaattgaaaattgaaaattgaaaattgaaaattgaaaattgaaaattgaaaattgaaaattgaaaattgaaaattgaaaattgaaaattgaaaattgaaaattgaaaattgaaaattgaaaattgaaaattgaaaattgaaaattgaaaattgaaaattgaaaattgaaaattgaaaattgaaaattgaaaattgaaaattgaaaattgaaaattgaaaattgaaaattgaaaattgaaaattgaaaattgaaaattgaaaattgaaaattgaaaattgaaaattgaaaattgaaaattgaaaattgaaaattgaaaattgaaaattgaaaattgaaaattgaaaattgaaaattgaaaattgaaaattgaaaattgaaaattgaaaattgaaaattgaaaattgaaaattgaaaattgaaaattgaaaattgaaaattgaaaattgaaaattgaaaattgaaaattgaaaattaaaaattgaaaattgaaaattgaaaattgaaaattgaaaattgaaaattgaaaattgaaaattgaaaattgaaaattgaaaattgaaaattgaaattcgaaattaaaatttaaaatttaaaatttaaaatttaaaatttaaaatttaaaatttaaaatttaaaatttaaaatgtaaaaaaatcgagAAGACGGAAAAATTTTTGGTCCAATTGATTTACCCTAGAGTAAGGCAAAGGCATGAAGGGAAAAGTATAAGCAAAGTCCATATGAAGCACGCTTTTTACATTGGTAGTTCGTCGGACTCACTTAAAAAAGGAGCCAATTAATATTGGATTCGAATCCAACGAACTATAACAAGCCCCCATCAGAAAAATAGTAACTCGCGAAACTGTTGCGCATACGCCaactaaaatgaaacaaaaacaataaaactgtCGTCGCGTAAAACTCCACCCCCTCGCTGCATAGTGCTGTTAATCTAATTAACACTAATGGGCACCATcaatggaaaaaaataaatatttatactcCACTTATTAATTCGCAACGTGATACTATAAGCAGGAATAAAACGTGGGTGTGAATCAGCAACGACAGAAGTAGTAGTAATTCATCGCtcgactgaaaaaaaaaacgtttcccGCTCAGTACCTAACCTGCATCCGAACGGACCGGTTCGACCACGTCCACAGTCTGTCCCGAGATGTGTCGGACCAACTCGAGAGACGTGTACGCAGTAATCGCCCCCTGTGTGGTAATGGCCAAGTGCTTGGGGCTGGTGCCGCCCTACGATAGTGACGAAGATCTAAACATTCGGCGCCGTTTGTTCAACCAGTTGCAGCTGATTGCAACGTTTGTTATTATCATTTGGATggcttatttttgcatgaaaactgaTCTGGAACTTCCCTCAGGAGGCTCGCTGGTAATGAGTCAAAGTGGTGCTATTTCGATTTTTATGTATTACTTCCAGCCGATATGTGGAACAGTTGGTAATCGATTTCATAACAAACACATCAATCGGGTTTATGCAAGCATTCATGCAACAGACGAGAAGGTTTAGAAGTATGCTTACTttaataagattttttttttaaatgttgtaattTGCACGATTCTAGCTTGGGACATTGGGTCACCGGATTAATTACAATGACCATTGGAAAGTAACCATCAGTCTGACGATATTCAGTATAGCTGCTTCTTTGATTGTGGTCGCAATGTATGAAGTCGTATACGACTTTCGATACATAGTAGGAGCCATTTTCTTCTTATTACATTATGTGACATTATGCAATTATGCAATCATCCTTGCGTTACAGTTGCTGCAACGCTACCGCGCCTTAGTAGAAGTATTTAGGTAATTTAATTCTAAACTAGCATTGGAGTAAATCTtcaatcaaccgattttgatagaattacaaatcatTCAACCGAAACCGTTCAAGGCCGTTTCTTTCATTCGCAAATCTCGGTTTGGTTTCATTGCAGAATGTACTTCCCGACGAATCCAACCTGCAGCGGGTTTCCGTCGGTCCACACGGAGACGACCGTGTGCAGTGAGAAGGAACAGCTTACCGTCCTCAAACAGATCAAAATATTGCACGACAAACTCAACGATGTGGTGGAGTTGGTTAATTACTGTTTCTCGGTGCAGGTGAGTTGCAATCGGTGTGATCACAAATTATGCTGTGGTGGGAACGAACATGGGGACGAGATTTGAATGACATTAACAGGAACAAACATACTCTCATCCAGTGCAGCGGTGTACTATACGCTAGGGTAAATACGGTGCGCCTAGTCAAATGCCATAGTTTTGAGATTCAGCATCCAGAGACACTCTATGTAGTGCAGCAGTTTGAATCACTgttcaagctgttcaacctCTTTGTTTACTGAATCACAAGTCAGACCTACACTGATTCACTAGGGCGTAAAATCATCTCGAGATGCGGCGCATCTCACCAGAAGCCACGTTTGCCCAGGTTCATCAGATGGTGCAACACTTATGCAGCGTGAATATCCTTAGGTGATGAATTCTCTTGAAATTGAACGATAATGAGAGGGTAACACGGGTATGTTGCGTGAGCTAGTAATTTACGACGCGTTTCAATACAGTCATTCCAAGAGGTTATTTAATTTCATTTGCACTCATCTCCGATCTCATCTGTAATTCATCATCTAgtttactattttcgacaaGTATTATTCTCAACAAAATGAGTCCCAACaaaatgaaaaacccgaattaatccacctagcggcgtgatctagcctttctactgccacaataatcattatttaatttcgcaggaacatctataattaacttgtctatatttttacatatccgttccgtattcctcaaaatccttatttgccagtaaaattcacaacgtattgcgtagaataattatattttctttccttgggtgcgtaaatacttgtaagcgtcatttatgttacttgatgaacaccttgtttagttttttataatcggttggccttaactttcgggcttcagagccacatacgaaacttgttttgaattgacaatatgaaatatgtgttcatagcagattttttgatattttgattaataccatgcgttcaaaagttagcatctttgaaaaacaagagttcagaaaaattattattatacttcgcttttgaagaaaaaggatatcgacaacaaaatgattaatctcaaaattttactattagtttgcttggcttgaatttttcaatatatctgaattagaaaaaaataactgaatagagcattagatatgaaaaagagaaattgaactttttcttagctggcgctccttcaaataactatttttgcatgaaaatcaaaacttaagcttcttttgaatgtactttcatgaaaagatagtcttgattagcttaatcgcatcgtttttacaatgttagagggttaggaaaacaagatgaggtcgaaaaatagtgcaaaagctgcgccataaacatgcttgagaatgggaaatatgatcgatatgatgtccagtgcttgtcatttttgatttatttattaaaacatgatacatgacataagacatctgtcctttaaaatgttactaacgaaaacaaatcttacaaaattactaccgtgcaacgtttacttcctatttttcatgtaacatttctaagctctagtatctattgattgaaaagagtatctattgatgcgcaaaatttgtttgaaatttgtataaatttatttggaaaaatcaactcactagtatttttaatccaatATACCACTAtatctacatgcttaaattaacttctgttctttgctttttgcttttcttgtacaactgtgaataacagcaactgaagaaa harbors:
- the LOC128741455 gene encoding uncharacterized protein LOC128741455 isoform X1, encoding MCRTNSRDVYAVIAPCVVMAKCLGLVPPYDSDEDLNIRRRLFNQLQLIATFVIIIWMAYFCMKTDLELPSGGSLVMSQSGAISIFMYYFQPICGTVGNRFHNKHINRVYASIHATDEKLGTLGHRINYNDHWKVTISLTIFSIAASLIVVAMYEVVYDFRYIVGAIFFLLHYVTLCNYAIILALQLLQRYRALVEVFRMYFPTNPTCSGFPSVHTETTVCSEKEQLTVLKQIKILHDKLNDVVELVNYCFSVQITFCVGLCFVIGVVCSFGLFRAFIYRNELFYMGVLNFIWYMYYLFFVLFFIAVGSKITREGKRIGVLVHKAINCSTSSAVINELNIFSQQLLHRSPVITCGLFVYDWTLLYTMIGATATYLIILIQFDVSFPNLVNVNGTTSNGSAGT